A window of the Arachis duranensis cultivar V14167 chromosome 5, aradu.V14167.gnm2.J7QH, whole genome shotgun sequence genome harbors these coding sequences:
- the LOC107487405 gene encoding probable serine/threonine-protein kinase PIX13 has product MGNCFGSPPTNESHSTINKPRHYSGSWSSGGDESKKVASSTIDDGGTSSQGISSHQFSASETSSFGGSFGVSIITHSGQILETPNLKVFSFMELRVATKNFKPDTLLGEGGFGKVYKGWLDQRTLSPAKAGSGMVVAVKRLNTESVQGFQEWKSEVSFLGRISHPNLVKLLGYCREADELLLVYEFMPKGSLESHLFRRNSNTTEPISWNTRLKIAIDAARGLAFLHTSEKQVIYRDFKASNILLDGDYNAKISDFGLAKLGPAGGESHVSTRIMGTCGYAAPEYIATGHLYVKSDVYGFGVVLLEMLTGLRALDTKRPTNQQNLVEWKRHSLSDKKNINKNIMDPRIEDQYSVKAATQAAQLTLKCLEPVPKNRPSMNEVLKSLESIAAIKHRTSKKPSKKLNTMHSAN; this is encoded by the exons ATGGGTAATTGTTTTGGTTCACCACCTACGAATGAATCACACTCTACCATCAATAAACCTCGTCATTATTCAG GTTCGTGGAGTAGTGGTGGCGATGAGAGCAAGAAGGTGGCATCATCAACAATTGATGATGGAGGAACAAGCAGCCAAGGAATTAGTAGTCATCAGTTTTCGGCATCGGAGACTTCGAGTTTCGGTGGAAGCTTCGGTGTATCGATCATAACTCACAGTGGCCAGATTCTTGAGACTCCGAATCTGAAAGTGTTCAGTTTCATGGAATTGAGAGTGGCAACGAAGAACTTCAAGCCGGATACATTGCTGGGCGAAGGTGGATTCGGAAAGGTTTACAAAGGTTGGTTGGATCAGAGAACGCTTTCTCCGGCCAAAGCGGGTTCCGGCATGGTCGTCGCCGTCAAGAGACTCAACACCGAGAGCGTTCAGGGATTTCAAGAGTGGAAG TCAGAAGTCAGCTTCTTAGGAAGGATTTCTCACCCAAATCTTGTTAAGCTTTTGGGTTATTGTAGAGAAGCTGATGAACTTCTCCTTGTTTACGAGTTTATGCCTAAGGGAAGCTTGGAGAGCCATCTCTTCAGAA GAAACTCTAATACAACAGAACCAATTTCTTGGAACACTCGTCTCAAAATAGCCATTGATGCTGCTAGAGGCTTGGCCTTCTTGCATACTTCAGAAAAGCAAGTTATATATAGAGATTTTAAGGCCTCCAATATATTATTAGATGGG GATTACAATGCAAAGATTTCCGATTTTGGATTAGCTAAATTGGGGCCTGCTGGAGGAGAATCACATGTGAGTACCAGAATCATGGGCACCTGTGGTTATGCTGCTCCAGAATACATAGCAACTG GTCATTTGTATGTGAAAAGTGATGTGTACGGATTTGGTGTAGTGCTGCTTGAAATGCTGACAGGGCTGAGAGCACTTGACACAAAGAGACCAACAAATCAGCAGAACCTTGTTGAATGGAAGAGGCATTCACTCTCTGATAAGAAGAACATTAATAAGAACATCATGGATCCAAGAATTGAGGATCAATACTCAGTCAAAGCTGCAACACAAGCAGCTCAACTTACCCTTAAATGCCTTGAACCTGTCCCCAAGAACCGCCCTTCTATGAATGAAGTCTTGAAGTCTTTGGAATCCATTGCTGCTATCAAACATAGAACCTCCAAGAAGCCTTCCAAGAAATTAAACACCATGCATAGTGCTAATTAA
- the LOC110280878 gene encoding protein RKD5 isoform X1: MDSSLSILLVFNNTIQPELFRSVHVYCRELLDGDEREEEEVVVEREFVLSESGFYVEMKCTPILTSLKLCVDDVCEGYKNGVWLCVFAFHADHTPQFTHIPSILLFARNSKLKAIPNLLNDLQIIYKLELKAEVKDDLLDSSKEESQGNSDGHQSPQKVLPVFNQDLNCLPLDEDTTELIDKKTNVESLPGFGAKKRRAQSDHIAKIALPDLVKYFDVPIVEASRNLNIGLTVLKRKCREFGIPRWPHRKIKSLDNLIHDLEEEAKHQEPKDKVSAMAMVRRQRMLECEKENMEKKPFMDIQTETKRFRQDVFKRRHRARAVEKQSSAV, encoded by the exons ATGGATTCCTCACTCAGCATCCTCTTAGTCTTCAACAACACCATCCAACCAG AGTTGTTCAGGAGCGTGCATGTATATTGCAGAGAATTATTGGATGGGGacgaaagggaggaagaagaagtggtaGTTGAGAGGGAGTTTGTGTTATCTGAGAGTGGCTTCTACGTGGAAATGAAGTGCACTCCAATTCTCACATCACTCAAGCTTTGTGTTGATGATGTTTGTGAAGGTTACAAGAATGGTGTGTGGCTTTGTGTCTTTGCGTTTCATGCTGATCACACGCCTCAATTCACACACATTCCTTCAATTTTGTTGTTCGCCAG AAACTCAAAACTCAAGGCAATTCCCAACTTGCTTAATGATCTCCAGATTATATACAAGCTGGAATTGAAAGCAGAAGTCAAAGATGATCTGCTAGATTCTTCAAAGGAAGAATCACAGGGAAATAGCGATGGTCACCAATCACCACAGAAAGTCTTGCCAGTATTTAATCAGGATCTAAATTGCCTTCCTTTGGATGAAGACACAACTGAGTTGATCGACAAGAAGACAAATGTTGAAAGCTTACCAG GTTTTGGAGCAAAGAAAAGGAGGGCGCAAAGCGACCACATAGCGAAAATTGCTTTACCAGATTTGGTCAAGTACTTTGATGTGCCAATTGTAGAAGCTTCAAGAAATCTGAATATTGGGCTTACAGTTCTCAAGAGAAAGTGCAGAGAATTTGGTATTCCCCGCTGGCCACATAGGAAGATAAAATCACTTGACAATCTCATTCATGATCTTGAG GAAGAGGCGAAACACCAAGAACCAAAGGACAAGGTGTCAGCGATGGCGATGGTGAGGAGGCAAAGGATGTTGGAATGCGAAAAGgaaaacatggagaagaagcccTTCATGGACATACAAACTGAGACCAAGAGATTCAGGCAAGATGTGTTCAAGAGAAGGCACAGAGCTAGAGCTGTTGAAAAACAAAGTTCTGCAGTTTAA
- the LOC107487407 gene encoding dirigent protein 19 gives MAFSFHHNYALAIIILILAMIQFKFTNGSHHHHHHHHKHLKSLHFSLYQHETINKTGYIIVNGVQGGASVTQTTTPFGTLFVFHDPLTLTANRTSKVVGTSEGTSITSSFDGLQSISIAKITLNLKNHKGSISILGDVNNIKPSDLPVVGGTQDFMFVNGYVTSSPVDLKGLTVVYKVEFHLYWPPYATTQAS, from the coding sequence atggctttttcttttcatcataaTTATGCTCTTGCAATTATTATCCTTATTTTGGCTATGATCCAATTTAAGTTCACCAATGGTTctcaccaccaccatcatcatcaccataaACATCTCAAGTCCCTTCACTTCTCTTTGTACCAACATGAAACCATAAACAAAACAGGTTACATCATAGTAAATGGTGTCCAAGGTGGTGCTAGTGTTACTCAAACCACAACACCTTTTGGTACCCTTTTTGTGTTCCATGACCCTTTGACTCTCACTGCAAACAGAACCTCCAAAGTTGTTGGAACTTCTGAAGGGACTTCAATCACTTCAAGCTTTGATGGGTTGCAAAGCATTTCCATTGCAAAGATAACTCTGAATCTTAAGAATCATAAAGGGTCTATTTCTATTCTTGGTGATGTGAACAACATCAAGCCTTCAGATCTTCCTGTAGTTGGAGGCACCCAAGATTTTATGTTTGTGAATGGTTATGTTACTTCTTCTCCGGTTGATTTGAAGGGTCTCACCGTTGTTTATAAGGTTGAGTTTCATTTGTATTGGCCTCCATATGCAACTACTCAAGCATCTTAA
- the LOC107487337 gene encoding protein MODIFYING WALL LIGNIN-2-like, with protein sequence METPNRCKFTVIFSVIISLTLALVSCLLCIASEIKRNKKEDLRFNGKQCYLPSSQAFGLGIAALVCLSLAQIIGNCVLFKNYCSGGKRNSHYKITLIAMVLLLISWLSFGIAMILLITATSMSKRQPYRIGWLNGECYLVKRGVYAGSTILILVTVGSVIGSVLLTIKANQTEQDRKIHAQTG encoded by the exons ATGGAAACTCCAAATAGGTGTAAATTTACAGTGATCTTCTCCGTCATTATCTCCCTCACACTTGCCTTAGTTTCATGCTTATTATGTATAGCCTCTGAGATTAAGAGGAACAAG AAGGAGGATCTTAGATTCAATGGTAAACAATGTTACTTACCATCAAGCCAAGCATTTGGATTGGGGATTGCAGCTTTGGTTTGTTTAAGTTTGGCTCAGATCATTGGCAACTGTGTATTGTTCAAGAATTATTGTTcaggagggaaaagaaactcacATTATAAGATAACACTCATTGCAATGGTTCTGCTTTTGATCTCTTG GCTTAGCTTTGGGATTGCAATGATCTTATTGATAACTGCCACAAGCATGAGTAAGAGGCAGCCTTATAGGATAGGTTGGTTGAATGGTGAATGCTACCTAGTCAAAAGGGGTGTTTATGCCGGCTCAACCATATTGATCCTAGTAACCGTAGGTTCGGTAATTGGTTCGGTTTTGTTAACAATAAAGGCCAATCAAACAGAACAAGATCGCAAAATACATGCACAAACAGGGTGA
- the LOC107487293 gene encoding LOW QUALITY PROTEIN: rab escort protein 1 (The sequence of the model RefSeq protein was modified relative to this genomic sequence to represent the inferred CDS: inserted 1 base in 1 codon), translating to MAVSEASAYPPIEPTNFDLIIVGTGLPESILAAAXSLIDLTSHLNSHSVPAPPLPPSAAGSGDSDYAVVDLVHDPLYSDIEVEWHGSEDETSKIREDSRKFNIDLGGPRALFCADSCIDLLLKSGAAQYLEFKGVDASLVYEPNGSGLANVPDSRGAIFRDKNLSLKEKNQLMRFFKLVQQHLAGGGDQSESGGDIQKISQEDLESPFVSFLDKMRLPPKIKSILLYAIAMLDYDQDNNEVCKDLLKTKDGIDRLAQYSSSVGRFPNAPGALLYPIYGEGELPQAFCRRAAVKGCIYVLRMPVTSLLIDKVTGCYKGVRLVSGQDLYSHQLIMDPSFVILSPLSPSLGDFPREKIQLLSQRDLKGMVARGICITRSSIKPDLLNCSVVYPPRSLYPEQVTSVRALQIGSNLAVCPAGTFILYFSTVCNDADEGKKLLKAAMNALLTPPVSVTSESNPIVQSDNEDVKPIVLWNAFYIQKVFTGKFDSMTSAPTPDGNLNYADILDATEKLFGQMYPDQAFFPKTESPEDTMDENGVIMES from the exons ATGGCCGTATCCGAAGCCTCAGCCTACCCTCCCATCGAGCCAACAAACTTCGATCTCATCATCGTTGGCACTGGCCTTCCGGAATCCATTCTCGCCGCCG GCTCCCTAATTGATCTCACTTCTCATCTCAACTCCCATTCCGTCCCCgcaccaccactaccaccatctgCCGCCGGATCCGGTGATTCCGATTACGCCGTCGTGGACCTCGTCCACGATCCACTCTACTCCGATATTGAGGTCGAATGGCATGGTTCCGAGGACGAAACCTCGAAGATTCGAGAAGATTCCAGAAAATTCAACATCGATTTGGGAGGACCTAGGGCGCTGTTCTGCGCCGATAGTTGCATCGATCTGTTGCTGAAATCCGGAGCGGCACAGTATCTCGAATTCAAGGGCGTGGATGCGAGCCTCGTGTACGAGCCTAATGGCAGCGGTTTGGCGAACGTGCCGGATTCTCGCGGAGCGATTTTCAGGGACAAGAATCTTTCGCTGAAGGAGAAGAACCAGCTGATGAGGTTCTTCAAGCTCGTGCAGCAGCACCTTGCTGGTGGTGGCGATCAAAGTGAAAGTGGCGGCGACATTCAGAAGATTTCGCAGGAAGATCTGGAGAGTCCATTCGTTAGTTTCCTGGATAAGATGCGGTTGCCGCCAAAGATAAAATC AATTCTTTTGTATGCTATCGCCATGTTAGATTATGACCAAGACAATAATGAGGTTTGCAAAGATTTGCTCAAGACAAAGGATGGTATTGATCGTTTAGCTCAATACAGCTCATCTGTTGGAAG GTTTCCTAATGCACCAGGGGCTTTGCTTTATCCTATTTACGGTGAAGGAGAACTACCACAAGCTTTCTGTCGCCGTGCTGCTGTCAAAGGTTGCATTTAT GTTCTCAGGATGCCAGTTACTTCTCTGCTTATTGATAAG GTTACTGGGTGTTATAAAGGTGTCAGACTAGTTTCAGGTCAAGATTTATATAGCCATCAGCTAATCATGGATCCGTCATTTGTGATTCTATCACCACTGTCCCCATCTCTAGGCGATTTTCCCAGAGAGAAGATCCAATTATTGAGTCAGAGAGATTTGAAAGGAATGGTGGCCAGGGGGATATGCATCACAAGGAGTTCCATAAAGCCTGATTTATTAAATTGCTCAGTGGTGTATCCCCCTAGAT CTTTGTATCCTGAACAAGTGACGTCGGTCAGAGCTCTTCAAATAGGATCAAACCTTGCTGTTTGTCCCGCGGGCAC CTTTATTTTATACTTCTCCACTGTGTGCAATGATGCTGATGAAGGAAAGAAGTTATTAAAAGCAGCCATGAATGCTCTTCTTACACCGCCTGTGTCTGTAACCTCTGAAAGTAATCCAATTGTTCAAAGTGATAATGAAGATGTAAAACCCATTGTGCTCTGGAATGCATTTTATATCCAGAAAGTATTCACG GGTAAATTTGACTCTATGACCTCCGCTCCAACACCAGATGGAAATCTAAACTACGCTGACATTTTAGATGCGACTGAGAAG CTATTCGGTCAAATGTACCCAGATCAAGCATTCTTTCCAAAGACAGAATCACCTGAAGATACTATGGATGAGAATGGAGTGATTATGGAAAGCTAA
- the LOC110280878 gene encoding protein RKD5 isoform X2, which yields MDSSLSILLVFNNTIQPELFRSVHVYCRELLDGDEREEEEVVVEREFVLSESGFYVEMKCTPILTSLKLCVDDVCEGYKNGVWLCVFAFHADHTPQFTHIPSILLFARNSKLKAIPNLLNDLQIIYKLELKAEVKDDLLDSSKEESQGNSDGHQSPQKVLPVFNQDLNCLPLDEDTTELIDKKTNVESLPGFGAKKRRAQSDHIAKIALPDLVKYFDVPIVEASRNLNIGLTVLKRKCREFGIPRWPHRKIKSLDNLIHDLEPCTPYKVKIWSPHYGTFPNL from the exons ATGGATTCCTCACTCAGCATCCTCTTAGTCTTCAACAACACCATCCAACCAG AGTTGTTCAGGAGCGTGCATGTATATTGCAGAGAATTATTGGATGGGGacgaaagggaggaagaagaagtggtaGTTGAGAGGGAGTTTGTGTTATCTGAGAGTGGCTTCTACGTGGAAATGAAGTGCACTCCAATTCTCACATCACTCAAGCTTTGTGTTGATGATGTTTGTGAAGGTTACAAGAATGGTGTGTGGCTTTGTGTCTTTGCGTTTCATGCTGATCACACGCCTCAATTCACACACATTCCTTCAATTTTGTTGTTCGCCAG AAACTCAAAACTCAAGGCAATTCCCAACTTGCTTAATGATCTCCAGATTATATACAAGCTGGAATTGAAAGCAGAAGTCAAAGATGATCTGCTAGATTCTTCAAAGGAAGAATCACAGGGAAATAGCGATGGTCACCAATCACCACAGAAAGTCTTGCCAGTATTTAATCAGGATCTAAATTGCCTTCCTTTGGATGAAGACACAACTGAGTTGATCGACAAGAAGACAAATGTTGAAAGCTTACCAG GTTTTGGAGCAAAGAAAAGGAGGGCGCAAAGCGACCACATAGCGAAAATTGCTTTACCAGATTTGGTCAAGTACTTTGATGTGCCAATTGTAGAAGCTTCAAGAAATCTGAATATTGGGCTTACAGTTCTCAAGAGAAAGTGCAGAGAATTTGGTATTCCCCGCTGGCCACATAGGAAGATAAAATCACTTGACAATCTCATTCATGATCTTGAG CCTTGTACTCCCTACAAAGTTAAAATTTGGAGTCCACACTACGGAACATTCCCTAACTTATAG